A genomic stretch from Edaphobacter aggregans includes:
- a CDS encoding YciI family protein produces MRFMMLMIPKGYETAAPGTMPDPAAVAAMMKYNESLQKAGVLLALNGLHPPSMGARISFLGGKPKVTDGPFTEVKEIIGGYWMIQVKSKEEAIEWASRCPASDNEVIELRQVQEFADFPSDVQEAASGFPELQEQFGHKTGS; encoded by the coding sequence ATGCGATTCATGATGTTGATGATCCCCAAGGGATACGAAACCGCTGCACCAGGAACCATGCCTGACCCCGCGGCTGTCGCCGCCATGATGAAGTACAACGAATCTCTACAGAAGGCGGGAGTGCTGCTCGCTCTCAATGGCCTGCACCCTCCCTCAATGGGTGCTCGCATCTCCTTCTTAGGAGGCAAACCCAAAGTGACCGACGGCCCCTTCACCGAGGTGAAGGAAATCATCGGCGGTTACTGGATGATCCAGGTGAAGTCGAAAGAAGAGGCGATCGAATGGGCGTCGCGTTGTCCCGCTTCTGACAACGAAGTAATAGAACTTCGCCAGGTCCAGGAGTTCGCTGACTTCCCTTCTGATGTTCAGGAAGCCGCCTCCGGGTTCCCCGAACTGCAGGAACAATTCGGTCATAAAACTGGGTCTTAG
- a CDS encoding YciI family protein has product MTEGEIPMRYLCLYKPNKPESTPPTQQEIATMGKLIEDMTKAGVLLATEGCQSSAKGARVRLANGKFAVTDGPFTEVKEVVGGFALIQAKSKEGAIEWTKRFLEVAGDGETEIRLLHEMSDFAP; this is encoded by the coding sequence ATGACCGAAGGAGAAATACCTATGCGATATCTGTGTCTGTACAAGCCCAATAAGCCAGAAAGCACCCCACCGACCCAACAGGAGATAGCCACGATGGGCAAGCTGATCGAAGACATGACAAAAGCGGGTGTCCTGCTCGCGACAGAAGGCTGCCAATCAAGTGCCAAAGGCGCGCGCGTTCGACTCGCTAATGGAAAGTTCGCAGTGACCGACGGCCCTTTCACCGAAGTCAAAGAAGTGGTGGGAGGTTTCGCACTGATCCAGGCGAAATCCAAAGAGGGAGCCATCGAATGGACTAAACGCTTCCTCGAAGTTGCCGGCGATGGCGAAACGGAGATTCGACTGCTGCACGAGATGTCAGACTTCGCTCCCTAA
- a CDS encoding cold-shock protein codes for MEQGTVKWFNDAKGFGFISRQNGEDVFVHYSAINSNGFKSLQEGQAVQFNVVKGPKGWQASDVQPL; via the coding sequence ATGGAACAGGGAACAGTAAAATGGTTTAACGATGCCAAGGGGTTTGGCTTTATCAGCCGTCAGAACGGCGAGGATGTGTTTGTGCACTACTCGGCGATCAATTCGAACGGTTTTAAGAGCCTCCAGGAAGGCCAGGCAGTTCAGTTCAACGTGGTAAAGGGCCCCAAGGGCTGGCAGGCTTCTGACGTTCAGCCTCTGTAA
- the cmk gene encoding (d)CMP kinase, whose product MSQTNETPQSPQPATAKRHRPVIAIDGPAGAGKSTLAAHLARRFGFLNLETGAMYRALALKAIENDLSFDEEAPLLDLAAYTRIALEPQAEGNRVLLDGQDVSRRVREADVTAAASKVSVHPRLRAWMVQQQQALGAGGGVVMEGRDIGTAVFPDAEVKIFLDAAPEVRGDRRYRQVTPSFQKFSGDYDESTTSAPDSQVSEQQRIKQEGIIRDMKERDERDRNRAESPLQAAVDAVILDSTTLSLDEVLARAEQIVRSHLPA is encoded by the coding sequence ATGAGCCAGACAAACGAAACACCCCAATCGCCCCAGCCTGCGACTGCCAAACGCCATCGTCCCGTCATTGCTATCGACGGGCCAGCTGGCGCTGGCAAGAGCACACTCGCCGCCCACCTCGCTCGACGCTTCGGTTTCTTGAATTTAGAGACCGGAGCTATGTATCGCGCCCTCGCCCTCAAGGCGATCGAGAACGATCTGTCCTTTGACGAAGAAGCGCCGTTGCTGGACCTTGCAGCCTACACGCGTATCGCCCTTGAGCCTCAGGCCGAAGGCAATCGTGTTCTGCTCGACGGCCAGGATGTATCCCGTCGAGTCCGCGAAGCCGACGTCACTGCAGCCGCCTCCAAGGTCTCTGTCCACCCACGCCTCCGCGCCTGGATGGTGCAGCAGCAGCAAGCACTGGGCGCCGGGGGCGGTGTCGTCATGGAGGGCCGCGACATCGGTACCGCCGTTTTCCCCGATGCGGAGGTCAAAATCTTTCTCGACGCTGCCCCTGAGGTTCGCGGCGACCGACGCTACCGTCAGGTAACTCCTTCTTTTCAAAAGTTCAGCGGAGATTACGACGAGTCGACGACGTCTGCTCCCGACTCACAGGTCTCGGAACAACAGCGGATCAAGCAGGAGGGCATCATCCGCGACATGAAGGAGCGTGACGAACGCGACCGCAATCGCGCAGAATCACCCCTTCAGGCCGCCGTAGACGCCGTCATCTTGGACTCGACGACCCTGAGCCTGGACGAGGTTCTTGCTCGCGCAGAGCAGATTGTTCGCTCTCATCTTCCCGCGTGA
- a CDS encoding UxaA family hydrolase — protein MAHMLKLGDSDDVAVALQSVPAAQFLEDLRVTTLSDVPAGHKVALRAIGVGKPVRKSSQIIGFATQAIVPGEHVHTHNLITGDFERDYSIGAEAQPTRFLRPEEMASFLGFVRPDGRVGTRNYVGVLTTVNCSASVARRITAHFTPEVMSAYSNVDGVVAITHGTGCGMAEHGEPADLLRRVFAGYATHPNFAGVLLLGLGCETNQIDSLVALTGMTGALRSATIQEEGGTTASVQKGIATVYELLEQANQATRTLVPASELVVGLQCGGSDAYSGISANPALGAAVDMLVRNGGTAILSETPEIYGAEHLLTRRSSRPEVAEKLIERIHWWEEYTARHKGSIDNNPQPGNKTGGLTTILEKSLGAVSKGGTTNLNEVYLYAEPVVAKGLVFMDSPGFDPVSATGQVAGGANMLCFTTGRGSVFGCKPTPSLKLASNTALYNRMQDDMDINCGAIIDGDQSVQEAGALIFEEILAVASGKPTRSEVHGFGEEEFQPWLQSATL, from the coding sequence ATGGCTCACATGCTCAAGCTCGGGGATAGCGACGATGTTGCAGTAGCCCTGCAATCAGTTCCTGCAGCGCAATTCCTTGAAGATCTTCGAGTTACGACGCTTTCTGACGTTCCTGCCGGACATAAGGTGGCCTTGCGGGCAATAGGTGTGGGGAAGCCGGTCCGCAAGTCCAGTCAAATCATTGGTTTTGCGACGCAAGCTATTGTCCCGGGGGAACACGTCCATACCCATAACCTTATTACCGGGGATTTTGAACGAGACTATTCGATTGGGGCGGAGGCGCAACCGACGAGGTTTTTGCGACCGGAGGAGATGGCCAGCTTTCTCGGTTTCGTGCGGCCTGACGGGCGCGTGGGTACGCGAAATTATGTAGGTGTTCTTACCACTGTGAACTGCTCGGCTTCTGTTGCGCGCCGGATTACTGCTCACTTTACGCCGGAGGTGATGAGCGCCTATTCGAATGTAGATGGGGTGGTGGCTATCACGCATGGGACTGGTTGCGGGATGGCTGAACATGGTGAGCCGGCGGATCTTTTGCGCCGAGTTTTTGCAGGATATGCCACTCACCCGAACTTCGCGGGGGTGCTTCTGCTGGGGCTGGGGTGTGAGACCAATCAGATCGACTCCCTGGTGGCGCTGACGGGAATGACGGGTGCGCTGCGGTCAGCCACGATTCAGGAAGAAGGCGGGACGACGGCTTCGGTCCAGAAGGGTATTGCCACCGTTTACGAGTTGTTGGAGCAAGCTAACCAGGCGACTCGTACGCTTGTGCCGGCGTCGGAGTTGGTGGTTGGACTGCAGTGTGGGGGGTCGGATGCTTACTCGGGAATCAGTGCAAACCCCGCGCTGGGCGCGGCTGTGGACATGCTTGTGCGAAATGGTGGGACGGCGATTCTCTCGGAGACGCCGGAGATTTATGGAGCGGAACATCTGCTGACGCGGCGGTCTTCGCGGCCTGAGGTGGCGGAGAAGCTAATTGAGCGGATTCATTGGTGGGAGGAGTACACAGCCCGGCACAAGGGCTCGATTGATAACAATCCGCAGCCGGGAAATAAGACGGGTGGACTGACGACGATTCTTGAGAAGTCGCTGGGAGCGGTGTCGAAGGGCGGGACGACGAACCTTAATGAGGTTTATCTGTATGCGGAGCCTGTCGTGGCGAAAGGGTTGGTGTTTATGGATTCGCCTGGGTTCGATCCTGTGTCGGCGACGGGTCAGGTTGCCGGCGGTGCGAACATGCTGTGCTTCACGACAGGACGTGGTTCGGTATTCGGCTGCAAACCTACACCTTCGCTGAAGCTGGCTTCGAATACGGCGCTGTATAACCGCATGCAGGACGATATGGATATTAATTGCGGGGCGATTATCGACGGCGACCAGAGTGTGCAGGAGGCTGGAGCGCTTATTTTCGAAGAGATTCTGGCGGTTGCTTCGGGCAAGCCTACACGGAGTGAGGTGCATGGGTTCGGCGAAGAGGAGTTCCAGCCCTGGCTGCAGAGTGCCACTCTTTAG